CTACTTCATAgtaaattctaaaacaaaaagtcACTATTTTGCATTGTTTCTTTaagttttattgaaattttgcaaCACGAGAATATAATAAGCTCATGTAATTCAgatgttagatttttaaaatttacacataatataaagacatataaaaaatttgaagtgtttttttttttttcaaactagtTTTGAAAGAATCTTTGTTAAAAAACAATTgatattctataaaaaaaaaaaaaaaaagaatagaatcaTTGACAATTGATACTCTATCTTCTTTATATTTGTTAATATGAATAATACTAGacatacaaactattttataaaaaaagttacaaatgattgatgttgtgattaattatcagtaaatgaaaaagtaatattGATGGTGAACCTAAacgaaaattaataagaaattagtcacatcaatattttataaaaatattataaaataatttgtaatgattacattttttatttctctcgttaatattattgaaaatgaaaaattaattaataattatgacAAAACTTTTCAATCTTAACCCAAATAATTTATCTCACCTTCCAAGTTTCCAATCAGAATCTTCGTACAGGTGAGAGAGAAATATGATGGAACAAATCAACTTTAACTTGTTGGAAAGAAAGTTGAAACCGCGTGGGACCGTTGGTTGGAAAGATTGCACCACGGAAACCTCGAGGAAGAGGGATTTCTtactttcattaaaatattattcatttctttcttctttcaatttattttattcctcTGCCATTTCAtagtcattctctctttctcaaaaacaaCTCTCAGACTGTCACCGTCCACTCCTCAAACTGATCTTCGAAGCCCAGCTCCGTTCATCCATCATCCTCACCGTCGACCCGATTCATCATCCTCCTCACCCATCTTTAAAGTCCAGCTCCGTTCATCCATCATCCTCACCGAAGCTCTCTGCTCAATAATCCATCGTCGACCCACGCAAGCCACGCCCCATCGCCGAGCTGTTACCGACCCAAGCAACATCGCTGATCTTTCTCCACTCTACAGGtactttctctcagctttaccCTTTTTCTCAATTTGCATTTGGGTCTTTGTTTATGTTGTTGTTGATTTAAAGGCTCTTTTTCAAGGCCTTTATTCCTGTTCCCCTTCCTAATTGTTCATTCAACCTGAGTGTTCCATTCAAATTGCTCTTTGTCAaaagacacttttttttttttttttgggtgtggtTTACTCGTCTCTTGTACTTTCCAATCTTCTCCTCTTAGATCTTGATGGCGACTTTCCCGACCGATGAGGGAGActccttttcttcttccacTCAGAAGTGGGACTATGACGTGTTCTTGAGTTTTAGAGGTGAAGATACTCGCCATGGTTTTACTGGCCATTTATATCAAGCCTTGTGTGACAAAGGTTTCAAGACCTTCATTGATAATGAAGATCTCCAGAGAGGTGAACAAATTTCAGCGGAACTTATCAAAGCCATTAAATCATCAATGATTTTAGTTATCATATTCTCTCAAAACTATGCATTTTCCACTTGGTGCCTCGAAGAACTTACCGAGATTCTTGAGTGTCAGAAAAATGGACAAAGAGTTTTACCAGTTTTTACAAGGTGGATCCATCTGAAGTACGCAAGCAGAAAGGTAGTTTTGGATTAGCAATAActacacatgaaaaaaaattcgaGAATAACATAGAGAAAGTGCCGAGGTGGAGGGCAGCTCTAAGGGAAGCAGCTAGTTTGTCTGGATGGCATTATAAGGATTGGTATGTATCTAATCACTAATCTTGTGTCTTTTAATAGCTTTCAAACCTCCGATGGTTTTGTTATGACCACTAAATACCAAATTACGATAATATTTTATTACGATAATATTTGCTACTACTATCTACTAAGGCACTAAAAGCACTGCTACTACTAACGCATTAAAGGCTAACACAAATAGAaggtttatttttatatttttacttgaTTGGTAAATTACAAACACATCTAATGTGCTCTCATCTGATGATTTTACCTTTCACCCACACTTGTGAGAGAAGGAAGTGTGATTTAAATCAAGGTTCATCAACttaataaattgcaaattttcttAGTCATCTCATTTTCAGAGTATTATAAATGGGCTAGTGACGTAGGATGAAGGGGGAGGCAAGAGGCATGAGGcgaagaacaagaacaagggGTAGTGACACATGTtagtaggagagagagagagagagagaacgaggactcaaaagaagaaaaaagaagaagcacaTTTTAGTCTCAAATTAATTATCGTCTTAAATCTATGACTATGAGTTACATGCACGtttacttaatttaaaaaatgtgtcaCTTGTAAGTCACACATCTAATCATCTTGAATTTAGttcatttttgtatttatatttctAGCTAGTCTAATTATGTTTCCTATGCTCTACAACTGGCAGTTTTCCTGAATATCAGCTTATCCAAGAAATAATTAGAGTGGTATCAAGTACCAAATTAAATCACACAAAGTTATTTGTtgctcaatacccaattggagtAGATTCTCGTGCAAAAGTCGTAGAAAATCTTTTAGATATTATGTCAGATGATGTTCGCGTGGTTGGAATTCATGGCCTTGGAGGAATAGGAAAGACTACAATTGCAAAAGCTGTATATAATAGAGTTGCTGATCTATTTGAAGGAAGTAGCTTCCTAATGAATGTCAGacaaaattcaagaaaagatTGTAGCATAATCGAACTACAAGGGCAACTTCTTTCTGAGATCTTAGGGAGCAAAGAATTGAAggtgcacaatacacccagaggAATCAATGTGATCAAAGAAAGACTTTCGCGTAAAAAGATTCTTTTGATTCTTGATGATGTGGATAAATTGGGCCAAGTAGAAAATTTTCTTGGAAAATGTGATTGGCTTGCTAATGGAAGTAGAGTTATTATAACCACAAGAGACAGACATGTGCTAACCACTCTTGAAATTGATCCTTTAATCTACGAGGTTGTGCAATTGGATCGACATGAAGCTCTTCAACTCTTTAGTAAGTGCGCCTTCAAAAAAGACAAACCTGAGGCAGATTATTTACAACTTACAAATCAATTCATAAGTTATGCCAATGGCCTTCCATTAGCTCTACAAATTATAGGTTCTGATTTACGTGGAAGAAACATTTGCCAATGGGAAAGTGAATTAGAAAAGTATAAGAATATTCCTaacaaagaaattcaaaaaatactAAAAGTAAGTTTTGAAGGATTGGACAGAAATGAACAGGATATTTTCCttgatattgcatgtttcttcaAAGAATTGTCCAAAAATTATGTTGTGGAGATCTTAGCTGCTTGCAATTTACATCCGGTTTCTGGAATTTCAAAACTTATTGATAAGTGTCTCATAAgggttgaatttaattttgaaaagttaTGGATGCATGACTTGCTACAACAAATGGGTAGAGAAATTGTTCAACAAGAATCAAATGTGCCTGGAGAACGTACAAGGCTATGGTGTTATGATGATGCTTTAGAAGTTCTTACAGAAAATACGGTATAACTTCTTTTTTaagcaaaacaaaatcaattatttttttgtttttaatgtttagGAAAATCTTAGTTTATCATTAAcctattttgtttaaaatttcaatttgttatGATGTTGACAATTTCTATTGTGCAATGTGTTCCACTCAATGCTCTATCCAAACAGGGTTCAGATAAAATTCGAGGCATAATGTTGCACTTCCATAAACCAATAAGGGTGACATTGGCACCTAAAGCTTTCAAAAGGATGagaaatctcaaatttcttataGTTGATGATGTGCACATTTGTGAAGAACTTAAATATCTCCCCAATGGATTAAGGTTGCTTCAATTGCCTAATTATTCTTTTCTCTTACCATCCAATTTTTGTCCTCAAAAACTTGTTACACTCGAGATGCCACATAGTTGCATTCAGTTAGAGAAGTTATTTAAGCaggtatggtttttttttaaaattatgtttaaaattttttaatttaaagtttgttgaacataatatatttttttttctacaggAGTTTCAATTCCAGAATTTGAAAAGTATCAACCTCAGTGGATGTGAATCTATTACAAAATTACCCAATTTATGCGCCCCAAACTTAGAGAAATTGGACCTTtcatattgtaaaaatttagtTGAGTGTCATGAGTCCTTTGGATTTCTTGATAATTTGAAAAGTATCAACCTCAGTCGATGTGAGTCTATTACAAAATTACCCAATTTATGCGCCCCAAACTTAGAGAACTTGGACCTTtcatattgtaaaaatttagtTGAGTTTCATGAGTCCATTGGATTTCTTGATAGGCTTCAAGAATTGAATCTTTCTAGTTgtgaaaaacttcaaaattttccaagCCATCTCACATGGAAATCTCTCGACACTTTGCATATTGCATCCTGCTCaagtcttgatttttttttctctttcatagCCGACGATTTTGTCTTCTGCTTTCAAGGTTTATACAGCTATTGCtctaaaaatgttgtggatctTGAAGATACCATCTATAAATTACCACCGACTAAGatattatgtatatatactGGCAAATCGAGACCCCGGTATGAATATTGTTTCTTTATAAATTCATATGCATTTCTAGATCTAAGCAATGTTCAAAATCTAGATCTGAGTAATGTTGTAAATCTAATTGAATTAGATTTTTTGATGAAGTCTAATTACTTTCGTGTATTGGAACATCTATATCTAAATGAAATCAATATTATTACCATCCCGGAAAGCATCGCTAAGTTTACTAGATTAACGACACTTGGAATAAAATGTTGCAAGTATCTTGAGGAAATTCCAAGGCTTCCACAATCTATAAGAAGAGTGCAAATACTAAACTCCCATTCGCTACATCCACAATCATCAAACAGATTGTTCAGTCaggtgtctctctctctctctttcattcaaTGTTATATAGAAGCACTCTTTTTACCTTCTTGAAAGtacattattaaatttttttgaatttgattattgCATACAGTTTGGAGAACTTTGGCAACCACCAAAAAATCGATATGATATGCGAGGTTATGAACTTTTACTACCTGGATCAGAGATTCCAAAATGGTTCAATCATCAAAGTGTTGGAAATTCCATTTCATTCTGGGTCGGTTCTGATTTTGATCATCTAAAATGTAGTTACTGTGTTGTTTTTGAACCGAATGAATGGAATGGTACTGTTAAAGTCTCCTTGAAATTTAATGGGGAAAATTTGATGGATGGGTTTCGTTTTCGAATCCAACGGGATACAGACGTGACGTGCACTCATGTTTGgtttttaaagatattttatGGTCGTCGGTCAAATTACTTAAATCAACTTGAGCAACTTGAGCGGAATCGTGTGGAGGTTGAATTTGAATGTGAATCATATCGAGGTGTAATTCATATCCTAAGGTGCGGGGTCCATGTTGATAGCATCTTTCCTCTTGCTCAAGATCTGACTCGCATTCGAAGGTTTCTCATGAATGTGCACAGGATTTGAGTTTGTCACTATGCACTTCTCCCATGGGAAGAAAATATCCGCCTCCTCAGCCTCAGGTCATTGTCCCTGATGACACTAGCCACATTCCAAATAATATGACAGACATGTTCAAATTACGCTTGGGTTTGCCAGTTTGGGAATTGGCTCAACTGTTAGTGAGGGGTTTCATTTGGGTTCTTCTTCAATGGCCCATAACTTTGACAGTGATGATGATTctgacttcaatttgtaatcTCCAtcgaagaaaatgagaaaatctTGATCGAACTTGGAAGAAGAAATATGTCTCCATCTGAAAAAGAATCTTGAAacaattttcttcttcattgttcCCATTCCATTTCTTTAGCATTTGATGCCAAGGTacgtctcttttttttttagttgcatTGTTTCATTCGCATCTTTGGATGCTCATTCATTGGATTGGGTACCAAGATAATTTGAATAGAAACTAACCCAAAGAAAATGCAGAATAGATGAAAGAAATGATGAAAAAcctatttcaaattttagacaAATTATGAAAACAAGCAGTTACGTGTTTATCGCataatctctctctctggtAATGAAGCTACTCATACTTCttgatttattaaaattttgagtctTATTCCATTTCTCCATTGTTAGCATAATATGCGAGTATTAGGGTTTTTGTCTAGTAGTCTGTTACTAGCTAGCACCAATTCTGAAAATTCAAACTTTAGTAGTAATGACCTTATATGCTAATGCCATCCTTAATTTCATAGAGCGGAAGGTTTTGAAATGGATTTGACTTTGCCAATAGTCGTAGTTTCAAGGTCCTTTGAACACACCATTACATtttatatgctttctttttaaaattgttgCTGATAGTATATATTGTCTCAAATTTCTTAATCTTGTCAAAATGTTGGGAATTATATGTGGATTCCTGATATTAGCTTGTTTGTTATCGATGATTTCCTCCTCCACTATGGTTGTTATTGATGTTACCTTCTAGGTTGATCCATTATTGGATTTAGCACTTCTGAAATGAATTAGGGAGGTCTTTAATCTAGTGGCAATTACAATTTATATTGTTAAGACTTTTTCGTTATAACGTTTTGGGTGACGCTCTTTGGTTTTTTCTCCTCACTTGGGCATGCTATTTTATAGCTTTAACTATGAGTGGAATGTGGCTTTGTTATTGATAGTTGGACTCTGAAGTGATGATTGAAAAACTGAATGTGTAGAACCGAGCTAAGTTGCTGTGTGAAATCCTACTAACAAGGTTTCGTTCGTTCACATCAAGTTGTTCTTCGACCTATGTAATAGTGGAATATTTTCTAGCTTGCAAAAGTATACCAATATTTTTTCCCATAAATTAATGCAACTCattatgttataaaattcaATTGGATTTGCTTGGTGTCTTTGGAAGTGGATTTAATCGTTTTCTTTATTAAAGTTCATAGCATTTCATAAAAATTGATAACATgcttgagaaaagaaataaatcaaCTGAGAATGTATTGAAACCTAAAATTGACCCTGTGATTTCAATGTTTTTTGACAATATTAAGAAGTAAAGAATTTAATCATGCATATCATGGAATTATCAAATCTGTTAGGTCTGACCCAGACATTATTGCAGGAACtggaaaaaaaagatttttgctTTTGGGTGAGAGCTTTCCGATTAACCAATTTGTTGAGTCAACGTTCCAATTGAAGAATGGCCTAGTTACTTATGTCTTTGGATCTGGAATCAGGGCACTCTTTTTGGTAGTTTCTTGTGTCGTAAGTCATGTGATTATTCATTTTTGCTTCATTATTGATGCATGTTTGTTAAATTTAATGTGCAGTTGAAATGTCAATTGTTGGTgccttctatttttattttattattatttttttatgctgtTGAATTTTTATAGGTTTAAACGGCCATGTTTTACCCCCATTTAGATGTTTGTTATCTATATCTTCCCACATTAAAATTAACCTCATGCAAAATACACCATTAACCTCATGCAAAATCCCAACCAAAGAACATCCTTCTTTCAATGCAATCCTACATCTAACTACTATGCAGTTGCATTTGGTTCTGGATGGATTTCATGACAATATAAATTGCTCAATTATGTACTGGTACTTGAAGTAGAGAATAGGGAAATGTCTATCAATCCAAATTTGCTGTTAAAGTCAAATTGGGATGTTTTGGTTTGAACCTTTCAAGTCTATggagtatttatttttattgtgctGGAATGATTTTGCATTAGGTTATTTGCTCATTTATGTCCTGCTGGCCAAAATTTAAGCTACTTTAATTCCCAAATACCTTTGGTTGGGATTTGTAGAAGAAAATAATTCATACTTTATTGGTCGAAGAGTTTTTccaatataatataaaatgaaaggtttttatttgtttgtttctttttatattaattgCACATACTTGAATTAATTGGGATGACAGGGCCACAATTTCATCATTGTTGGAATAATAGTTGTAGCTGCTGGTGAAACTACTTCATCCTTAtaagttttgttatttttgtgcCCAAAAATGATCACTCTGTTCTGTAGGATTCTCTGTTCTGGTATTTGGTACTAATGGACTCCACACTTGATGCAACTTGGTATAGATGTAAGTCTTGTCTTTGGTATTTGACACCCTTATTTTGTAGACAATAGAATGATCTCAATGCCCAAAAAAAGGTTTTATATTTATCTTTAACTATGAGCAGGTCTCCTTTGAAGATTATAGCTCTATACACATTTCATTTCTTACCCACTGGCATAtcttttgtaaataaattaataggATTACCTCTAATTGCATTTTGAACATAGTAATTTTCTACTGTTCTGTGGCACCTTCTTACTAATTTCACTTTTGAGTTAAATGTTGAAaagaatattttgaaattacaaATTAGTATCACCTTGAATTCACCTTCTTATAGGAATACCTTGCTATAGAGAAAGAGTAAACAATGTTCATGAGCTAATGGTTACGATTTTATATCCGgtacaaaaaaatatacttatatacaTGCCTTTTACTGTCTTATACATTAAAGTGTCAAGGAGAAGAGATCACTTATGTTGTACCCCCTTTTGTTAATTTTGCACTTATTGTAACCAATGAGTATGGTAAAATCAAGTACATACAAGGTTACTTTTACATGTTAATGTTCCCTCCCCATTGAACATTCCCATTCATATGCTTGATCAGTCCAAGCAATTCCATGTTATTTGGACTATGGTTTGTCAGTCAAGttccttttcaaaaaattatttatgctATTTACAAACAACCTTCCTTTAAATGCTTTCACTTCAAAATTTCTTAGCCAGAATTACTAGGCCATGGTTGCACAGCTGCACAGCATAGGCACCAGTTTCTAGTGGGAAGACTTTCCATGCAAGGATGTTGTTTCTCTGTCAAGTTTGATTTTTCCTTGAATCTGCTCAACCATTTCTAGAATTTTTACTCAAGGGGTTTTCACCATGTGTTGCAGCCCATGATGAATCTATGCAAGCACTGTCTGCTGggcaaaatttgccaaacaGTATAATTCTAGAAAATTTTTAGGCAGATGGCAGGCGTTCAAAGTTTATTAGTTAGTTGGACTGTTTTTGGAAGTCAGTTTTAAGAAACTCGACTTCTAGCCAAAATCGATTATACTATCAACAGTGAAAGTTAGTCCTTCAGTGGAGCATTTGGGAGTAGGGAGTGGTCTCTCTCAGAGGGCACTTAGGGGCCTGGTTGCTTCCAAGGCAGTATTCTCATCACCCATTTTTGTTTCTCCAATTTATCAGTGTTTGTTATTGAAGTTTGTTGTATTGTAGTTGTGGAGATTTTGATTGTTGTGAATTATGTGTTGGTATGTGGCTGGTTTGGGTACTTTGGGATGGGTTTCTCTATAGTTTGTATGTTGGTATTGGTTTGAAATGTGTGATTAAATGGTTTAGGTTGATGCAACGTTAAAAAAGCAAGGTGGTGCCACCCAAAGAATATAAGGAGAAGCCagaacaaaaagtaaaaagtttcaaaaaaaaatttacaacaaaGAATTTAGTGAAAGCTCTGAGACAGAAGACATGAGAAGTCGAAAGTTCATTCATATAAggtcttaaaaaataattgtttcaGCTTTACCACGCATAACTATTACTCCTCAAAAAAATTGCattcttttctcttcaaaattACACAGTGAACACAAAGGAACAACTTTTCAAATCCCCCAATTACAGCTTTTAACAAAACATCTCTTCCAACATGATAACACCTACATCACAGGTTAAGGAGTTACTACATCATGGGATAAGATGTTACCTGGGAGACACCAAACAAGCAGAAGATCATAGATCACAATTCTCATGCCAccctacttatcaaaaataaaaagcaattcTAATGCCATTCTATGCCACCACACATTGTAAGAAGAAATGATTCACATTATCTTTATGGTTTTTACATATGGTGCCATTCTTCTATTGCTCTCTTCCATAATGCATTTTCTTTGCATATCCCCAAAACCACTTTCGCAACAAAGCTTGATTAAACAACAATATCTTCTTAATCCCCAATTCTTCATGGTATAGAGTAGAGGATTGCAACAAATACTCCAATTAACTAAATGGA
This portion of the Castanea sativa cultivar Marrone di Chiusa Pesio chromosome 7, ASM4071231v1 genome encodes:
- the LOC142643162 gene encoding disease resistance-like protein DSC1 gives rise to the protein MATFPTDEGDSFSSSTQKWDYDVFLSFRGEDTRHGFTGHLYQALCDKGFKTFIDNEDLQREKWTKSFTSFYKVDPSEVRKQKGSFGLAITTHEKKFENNIEKVPRWRAALREAASLSGWHYKDCFPEYQLIQEIIRVVSSTKLNHTKLFVAQYPIGVDSRAKVVENLLDIMSDDVRVVGIHGLGGIGKTTIAKAVYNRVADLFEGSSFLMNVRQNSRKDCSIIELQGQLLSEILGSKELKVHNTPRGINVIKERLSRKKILLILDDVDKLGQVENFLGKCDWLANGSRVIITTRDRHVLTTLEIDPLIYEVVQLDRHEALQLFSKCAFKKDKPEADYLQLTNQFISYANGLPLALQIIGSDLRGRNICQWESELEKYKNIPNKEIQKILKVSFEGLDRNEQDIFLDIACFFKELSKNYVVEILAACNLHPVSGISKLIDKCLIRVEFNFEKLWMHDLLQQMGREIVQQESNVPGERTRLWCYDDALEVLTENTGSDKIRGIMLHFHKPIRVTLAPKAFKRMRNLKFLIVDDVHICEELKYLPNGLRLLQLPNYSFLLPSNFCPQKLVTLEMPHSCIQLEKLFKQEFQFQNLKSINLSGCESITKLPNLCAPNLEKLDLSYCKNLVECHESFGFLDNLKSINLSRCESITKLPNLCAPNLENLDLSYCKNLVEFHESIGFLDRLQELNLSSCEKLQNFPSHLTWKSLDTLHIASCSSLDFFFSFIADDFVFCFQGLYSYCSKNVVDLEDTIYKLPPTKILCIYTGKSRPRYEYCFFINSYAFLDLSNVQNLDLSNVVNLIELDFLMKSNYFRVLEHLYLNEINIITIPESIAKFTRLTTLGIKCCKYLEEIPRLPQSIRRVQILNSHSLHPQSSNRLFSQFGELWQPPKNRYDMRGYELLLPGSEIPKWFNHQSVGNSISFWVGSDFDHLKCSYCVVFEPNEWNGTVKVSLKFNGENLMDGFRFRIQRDTDVTCTHVWFLKIFYGRRSNYLNQLEQLERNRVEVEFECESYRGVIHILRCGVHVDSIFPLAQDLTRIRSLGIGSTVSEGFHLGSSSMAHNFDSDDDSDFNFTPTLSLWVIECWTRSKQLRKRRMVEFWSQQLLKLSLKEVRWLQLERIGTQIVYSKYTGTELEFNGSKRLFLKDDDIVGILESDDAKELKPLNGRVLIKVAEAEEKTTRGLLLTEATKEKPSIGTVIAVGPGPLGEEGNRKPLSLAPGSIVMYSNYAGNEFKGKDGYDYIALRVSDVMAVLS